A window of Rufibacter sp. LB8 contains these coding sequences:
- a CDS encoding metal-dependent hydrolase: MEITYYGQSCFLCDLGGTKVLFDPFISPNPLAADIDLDSIQCDYILLSHGHADHVADAEYLLKKTGATLVAAFEIVTWYQAKGIENVHPMNIGGKVHLPFGTVKMVNAIHSSALPDGTYAGQAAGFVVESAEKTFYFAGDTALTYDMKLIGDRYRVDFAFLPIGDNFTMDVEDSLVAANYVNTKKIVGMHYDTFPYIEIDHVEALELARRAQKELLLLEIGQTIEL; this comes from the coding sequence ATGGAAATCACCTATTACGGCCAATCCTGCTTTCTCTGTGATCTGGGCGGCACCAAAGTGCTGTTTGATCCGTTTATCTCGCCTAACCCGCTGGCCGCTGACATAGACCTTGACAGCATTCAGTGCGATTATATTTTGCTGAGCCACGGGCACGCAGACCATGTGGCCGATGCCGAGTACCTGCTTAAGAAAACCGGTGCTACCCTGGTGGCGGCATTTGAGATTGTGACCTGGTACCAAGCCAAAGGCATTGAGAATGTACACCCCATGAACATTGGTGGCAAAGTGCACCTGCCCTTCGGGACCGTGAAGATGGTGAACGCCATCCATTCCAGCGCCTTGCCAGACGGCACCTATGCCGGACAGGCCGCCGGGTTTGTGGTGGAAAGCGCTGAGAAGACCTTTTACTTCGCCGGTGACACTGCCCTGACCTATGACATGAAACTGATTGGCGACCGTTATAGAGTGGACTTCGCGTTTCTACCCATTGGCGACAATTTCACCATGGATGTGGAAGACTCCCTGGTAGCCGCCAATTATGTGAATACCAAGAAAATTGTGGGGATGCACTATGACACCTTCCCATACATTGAGATTGATCATGTGGAGGCCCTGGAGCTAGCCAGACGGGCCCAGAAAGAATTGTTGTTGCTGGAGATTGGTCAAACCATAGAACTGTAA
- the yidC gene encoding membrane protein insertase YidC, translating to MDRNQAIGLGLIAVLMLVYSIFFMKGPEQQTATPAAIKTATVGAAAADTSSTATAPLNDSVAQAQRASQLGEFSALATGQAQNVVLENNLLRVTLGSKGGLVQEVLLKTYKTWDKKPLVLFDPQSSEQVFTFQTKSGKTIRLNDLYFRPSAVTNSTVNNLPAQSITFTAQVAPGQTIEQVYTLAQDAYVVGYSMNFRGMDQLVAQQPIQLNWTDQLKRLEHDIKQNRNQSTVNYYTTEGSFEQLSASSTDAETDKTEEPVKWVANKQNFFTAAIIAQNSFSSAEVFSSFNEADTSQVKTLRSKLTIPVQDALTGKAHFTYYFGPNEYDVLKSVTENFDKNLELGWGIFAYVNKWLIIPAFDFLEDYMGNYGLIIILLVLYIKLILSPLTYKSYISMAKMKVLKPEIDAIKEKHDGDMQKTQAETMALYGKMGVNPMSGCIPMLLQIPILFAMFNFFPNSIELRQEPFLWAHDLSTYDVFAKLPFTIPFYGNHVSMFTLLMTASTILYTWSNNQVSTIQGPMKFYSYLMPVIFMFVLNSFPAGLSFYYFVSNIVTFGQQALIRKFVDEGKIRKNLEDYQEKNKGKEPKGGFQKRIQDAMKAAAEQEAKKKKGSK from the coding sequence ATGGATAGGAACCAAGCAATTGGCCTTGGCCTGATTGCCGTGTTGATGCTCGTTTACAGCATCTTCTTCATGAAAGGCCCGGAGCAGCAAACCGCCACGCCGGCCGCTATTAAAACCGCCACCGTGGGCGCCGCCGCCGCAGACACTTCGTCTACGGCTACCGCCCCTTTGAATGACTCCGTGGCGCAGGCGCAACGTGCATCTCAACTAGGCGAATTCAGTGCCCTGGCCACCGGTCAGGCGCAAAACGTAGTGCTGGAAAACAATTTATTGCGCGTAACCTTGGGCAGCAAAGGCGGTCTGGTGCAGGAAGTGCTCTTGAAAACCTACAAAACCTGGGACAAAAAGCCCTTGGTGTTGTTTGACCCGCAGAGCAGCGAGCAGGTGTTCACGTTCCAGACCAAGTCTGGCAAGACCATTAGGCTGAATGACCTGTATTTCCGGCCCTCGGCGGTGACCAACAGCACGGTGAACAATTTGCCGGCCCAGTCTATCACGTTCACGGCGCAGGTGGCCCCCGGCCAAACCATTGAGCAGGTGTACACGCTGGCGCAGGATGCCTACGTGGTGGGGTATTCCATGAACTTCAGGGGCATGGACCAATTGGTGGCGCAGCAGCCCATTCAACTGAACTGGACTGACCAACTGAAGCGTTTGGAGCATGACATCAAGCAGAACCGCAACCAGTCTACTGTAAACTATTACACCACTGAGGGCAGCTTTGAGCAGTTGTCGGCTAGCTCTACGGATGCGGAGACCGACAAGACGGAGGAACCGGTGAAGTGGGTAGCCAACAAGCAGAACTTCTTCACCGCCGCCATCATCGCGCAGAACAGCTTCTCCTCTGCTGAGGTGTTCAGCTCGTTCAACGAAGCCGATACGTCTCAGGTAAAGACTTTGCGCTCCAAGCTGACCATTCCGGTGCAGGATGCCTTGACCGGCAAGGCGCATTTCACCTATTACTTCGGGCCGAACGAGTACGACGTGCTGAAAAGCGTGACCGAGAACTTCGACAAAAACCTGGAATTGGGCTGGGGCATCTTTGCGTACGTGAACAAATGGTTGATTATTCCGGCCTTTGACTTCCTGGAAGATTACATGGGCAACTACGGCCTCATCATCATTCTGCTGGTGTTGTACATCAAGTTGATCTTGAGCCCGCTGACCTACAAGTCATACATTTCCATGGCCAAGATGAAGGTGCTCAAGCCTGAGATTGACGCCATCAAGGAAAAGCACGACGGCGACATGCAGAAGACGCAGGCCGAAACCATGGCCTTGTACGGCAAGATGGGCGTGAACCCCATGAGCGGCTGTATTCCCATGCTGTTGCAGATTCCTATCTTGTTTGCCATGTTCAACTTCTTCCCTAACTCCATTGAGTTGCGGCAGGAGCCGTTTTTGTGGGCGCATGACCTGAGCACCTATGACGTGTTCGCGAAGCTGCCGTTCACCATTCCGTTCTATGGCAACCACGTGAGTATGTTTACGCTCTTGATGACCGCCTCCACCATTCTGTACACGTGGTCTAACAACCAGGTGAGCACCATTCAGGGCCCTATGAAGTTCTACTCGTACCTCATGCCGGTGATTTTTATGTTCGTGCTGAACAGCTTCCCGGCGGGTTTGAGCTTCTACTATTTTGTGTCGAACATTGTCACCTTCGGGCAGCAGGCCTTGATCAGGAAGTTTGTAGACGAAGGCAAAATCAGGAAGAACCTGGAGGATTACCAGGAGAAAAACAAAGGCAAAGAGCCGAAGGGTGGTTTTCAGAAACGTATCCAGGACGCCATGAAAGCTGCCGCCGAGCAGGAAGCCAAGAAGAAGAAAGGCTCCAAGTAA
- a CDS encoding ParA family protein, whose translation MGKIIAVANQKGGVGKTTSAINLAASLAALEFKTLLVDADPQANATSGIGFDPKDIENSIYECMVDGTKVEEIIMTSPIDFLDLIPSHIDLVGAEVEMINLPNREEKMKQVLVPLKEKYDFIIIDCSPSLGLITVNSLTAADSVIIPVQCEYFALEGLGKLLNTIKIIQSRLNPDLEIEGLLLTMYDVRLRLSNQVVEEVKMHFQQMVFDTIIPRNVKLSESPSFGVPAILHDAESKGAISYLNLAREIVEKNGVAVAQ comes from the coding sequence ATGGGAAAAATAATTGCCGTTGCCAACCAGAAAGGCGGCGTGGGAAAAACCACGTCGGCCATTAACCTGGCAGCCAGCTTAGCCGCATTAGAATTCAAGACCCTGCTGGTTGACGCTGACCCGCAGGCCAACGCCACCTCGGGCATCGGCTTCGACCCCAAGGACATAGAGAACAGCATTTACGAGTGCATGGTAGACGGAACCAAGGTAGAGGAGATCATCATGACCTCCCCTATTGATTTTCTGGATTTGATTCCATCACACATAGACCTGGTAGGCGCTGAGGTTGAGATGATTAACCTGCCTAACCGCGAGGAAAAGATGAAGCAGGTGCTGGTGCCGCTCAAGGAGAAATATGATTTCATTATCATAGACTGCTCTCCTTCGCTGGGCCTAATCACGGTTAACTCTTTGACTGCCGCAGACTCGGTGATTATACCCGTGCAGTGCGAGTATTTTGCCTTGGAAGGTTTGGGGAAACTGCTCAACACCATCAAAATCATCCAAAGCCGGTTGAACCCAGATCTGGAGATTGAGGGCTTGCTCTTGACCATGTATGATGTGCGCCTTCGCTTGTCTAACCAAGTGGTGGAGGAAGTGAAAATGCACTTCCAGCAGATGGTGTTTGACACTATCATCCCCAGAAACGTGAAGTTGAGCGAGTCTCCTAGTTTTGGGGTGCCGGCCATTCTGCATGACGCAGAAAGCAAAGGCGCCATCAGTTACCTGAATTTGGCCCGCGAGATTGTGGAGAAGAACGGGGTAGCCGTAGCGCAGTAA